A single region of the Vicia villosa cultivar HV-30 ecotype Madison, WI linkage group LG4, Vvil1.0, whole genome shotgun sequence genome encodes:
- the LOC131600434 gene encoding protein NRT1/ PTR FAMILY 1.2-like isoform X2: MEYTNLDATNEKLIQNDISSSSSSSSQPRKGGFRTMPFIIVNECFERVASFGIMPNMILYLRDDYNMPIPKATNFLYTWSAMSNILSIFGAFLSDSYLGRFNVIFIGSLSSLLGLTILWFTAMVPALKPSGESSSLIHVLDSATSSQLAVLFVSLGLISIGAGCVRPCSIAFGADQLAIKENSDDGWKIGLGVPAFLMLISAISFVVGSPFYVKGRPSESLLTNFIRVVVVAIKYRKHSLPDHGFDQYCQGRDSDLMVPTDSLRFLNKACVIRNHETDLNSDGSVSNPWNLCTIGQVESLKSLLRVIPMWSTGIFMMATQTSFSTLQAKTMNRRLFGNFNFPAGSFNLIMVFTLSIVIPSYDRIAVPLLAKYTGRPRGFSCKVRIGIGMLFICAAKAIAAIVETVRRKAAIEQGFEDQPNAVINMSALWLVPEFVLLGLGEAFMPVAFVEFFYTYFSKSMSSFAMAIFTLELAGGDVVSSMLVSIVDKVSIIGGNESWLSTNINKGHLNYHYALHAFLGMINYLYFLVICRAYYRPEHGEKLEASKGKEDDKFDYRELHTS; the protein is encoded by the exons cttcttcttctcaacccAGAAAAGGTGGTTTCAGAACCATGCCCTTTATCATAG TGAATGAGTGTTTTGAAAGAGTGGCAAGTTTTGGAATAATGCCAAACATGATATTGTACTTGAGAGATGATTATAACATGCCTATTCCTAAAGCTACTAATTTTCTTTATACTTGGTCTGCTATGTCTAATATCTTGTCCATTTTTGGTGCTTTTCTCTCTGATTCTTACTTGGGTCGCTTCAATGTCATCTTCATTGGTTCCCTCTCAAGCCTTCTT GGTTTAACCATTTTATGGTTTACTGCAATGGTCCCGGCGCTGAAACCCTCCGGTGAATCATCGTCGCTAATCCATGTCTTGGATTCTGCTACATCATCTCAACTAGCAGTTTTGTTCGTTTCCTTAGGATTGATTTCGATCGGAGCTGGTTGTGTTAGACCTTGTTCTATAGCCTTTGGAGCAGATCAATTAGCTATTAAGGAAAATTCCGATGATG GATGGAAAATTGGGCTTGGAGTACCTGCTTTTCTAATGTTGATATCGGCTATCAGTTTCGTTGTTGGTTCACCGTTTTATGTCAAAGGGAGGCCGAGTGAGAGCTTACTCACTAATTTTATAAGAGTAGTTGTTGTGGCCATAAAGTACAGAAAGCATAGTCTTCCTGATCATGGCTTTGATCAGTACTGTCAAGGCCGTGATTCGGATCTGATGGTTCCTACCGATAGCCTGAG GTTTTTGAACAAAGCTTGCGTAATAAGAAATCATGAGACGGACTTAAACTCAGATGGATCAGTTTCAAATCCGTGGAACCTATGCACAATAGGACAGGTGGAGTCACTGAAATCATTGCTTAGAGTTATTCCTATGTGGTCGACGGGAATCTTTATGATGGCAACTCAAACTTCATTTTCCACTCTTCAAGCCAAAACAATGAACCGAAGGTTATTCGGTAATTTCAATTTTCCTGCAGGATCGTTTAATCTTATCATGGTATTCACCTTATCAATAGTCATTCCTTCGTACGACCGTATAGCAGTACCTCTACTAGCGAAATACACAGGCCGGCCTAGAGGGTTCAGTTGTAAAGTCCGCATTGGGATAGGAATGTTGTTTATATGTGCAGCTAAAGCAATAGCAGCTATTGTCGAAACCGTGAGACGAAAGGCAGCCATTGAACAAGGGTTTGAGGACCAACCAAATGCGGTAATCAACATGTCGGCTTTATGGCTTGTTCCGGAGTTCGTTTTGCTTGGGTTGGGCGAGGCTTTCATGCCAGTTGCATTTGTTGAGTTTTTCTACACTTATTTCTCCAAGAGTATGTCGAGTTTCGCAATGGCTATTTTCACATTGGAACTAGCTGGCGGTGATGTAGTTTCGAGTATGCTTGTGAGCATTGTGGACAAGGTCAGTATCATCGGAGGAAACGAGAGCTGGTTATCGACTAACATCAACAAGGGCCATCTGAACTACCATTACGCGCTACACGCTTTCTTAGGTATGATTAACTACCTCTATTTTCTTGTTATTTGTCGGGCTTATTATAGACCCGAACACGGAGAAAAACTTGAAGCTTCAAAAGGAAAGGAGGATGATAAATTTGATTACAGGGAGTTGCATACATCATAA
- the LOC131600434 gene encoding protein NRT1/ PTR FAMILY 1.2-like isoform X1, giving the protein MEYTNLDATNEKLIQNDISSSSSSSSQPRKGGFRTMPFIIVNECFERVASFGIMPNMILYLRDDYNMPIPKATNFLYTWSAMSNILSIFGAFLSDSYLGRFNVIFIGSLSSLLGLTILWFTAMVPALKPSGESSSLIHVLDSATSSQLAVLFVSLGLISIGAGCVRPCSIAFGADQLAIKENSDDGRILDSYFNWFYTSIAVSTIIAFSVIAYIQENLGWKIGLGVPAFLMLISAISFVVGSPFYVKGRPSESLLTNFIRVVVVAIKYRKHSLPDHGFDQYCQGRDSDLMVPTDSLRFLNKACVIRNHETDLNSDGSVSNPWNLCTIGQVESLKSLLRVIPMWSTGIFMMATQTSFSTLQAKTMNRRLFGNFNFPAGSFNLIMVFTLSIVIPSYDRIAVPLLAKYTGRPRGFSCKVRIGIGMLFICAAKAIAAIVETVRRKAAIEQGFEDQPNAVINMSALWLVPEFVLLGLGEAFMPVAFVEFFYTYFSKSMSSFAMAIFTLELAGGDVVSSMLVSIVDKVSIIGGNESWLSTNINKGHLNYHYALHAFLGMINYLYFLVICRAYYRPEHGEKLEASKGKEDDKFDYRELHTS; this is encoded by the exons cttcttcttctcaacccAGAAAAGGTGGTTTCAGAACCATGCCCTTTATCATAG TGAATGAGTGTTTTGAAAGAGTGGCAAGTTTTGGAATAATGCCAAACATGATATTGTACTTGAGAGATGATTATAACATGCCTATTCCTAAAGCTACTAATTTTCTTTATACTTGGTCTGCTATGTCTAATATCTTGTCCATTTTTGGTGCTTTTCTCTCTGATTCTTACTTGGGTCGCTTCAATGTCATCTTCATTGGTTCCCTCTCAAGCCTTCTT GGTTTAACCATTTTATGGTTTACTGCAATGGTCCCGGCGCTGAAACCCTCCGGTGAATCATCGTCGCTAATCCATGTCTTGGATTCTGCTACATCATCTCAACTAGCAGTTTTGTTCGTTTCCTTAGGATTGATTTCGATCGGAGCTGGTTGTGTTAGACCTTGTTCTATAGCCTTTGGAGCAGATCAATTAGCTATTAAGGAAAATTCCGATGATGGTAGGATCTTGGATAGTTACTTTAATTGGTTTTATACATCAATTGCAGTTTCAACCATTATTGCATTTAGTGTGATTGCTTACATTCAAGAAAACTTAGGATGGAAAATTGGGCTTGGAGTACCTGCTTTTCTAATGTTGATATCGGCTATCAGTTTCGTTGTTGGTTCACCGTTTTATGTCAAAGGGAGGCCGAGTGAGAGCTTACTCACTAATTTTATAAGAGTAGTTGTTGTGGCCATAAAGTACAGAAAGCATAGTCTTCCTGATCATGGCTTTGATCAGTACTGTCAAGGCCGTGATTCGGATCTGATGGTTCCTACCGATAGCCTGAG GTTTTTGAACAAAGCTTGCGTAATAAGAAATCATGAGACGGACTTAAACTCAGATGGATCAGTTTCAAATCCGTGGAACCTATGCACAATAGGACAGGTGGAGTCACTGAAATCATTGCTTAGAGTTATTCCTATGTGGTCGACGGGAATCTTTATGATGGCAACTCAAACTTCATTTTCCACTCTTCAAGCCAAAACAATGAACCGAAGGTTATTCGGTAATTTCAATTTTCCTGCAGGATCGTTTAATCTTATCATGGTATTCACCTTATCAATAGTCATTCCTTCGTACGACCGTATAGCAGTACCTCTACTAGCGAAATACACAGGCCGGCCTAGAGGGTTCAGTTGTAAAGTCCGCATTGGGATAGGAATGTTGTTTATATGTGCAGCTAAAGCAATAGCAGCTATTGTCGAAACCGTGAGACGAAAGGCAGCCATTGAACAAGGGTTTGAGGACCAACCAAATGCGGTAATCAACATGTCGGCTTTATGGCTTGTTCCGGAGTTCGTTTTGCTTGGGTTGGGCGAGGCTTTCATGCCAGTTGCATTTGTTGAGTTTTTCTACACTTATTTCTCCAAGAGTATGTCGAGTTTCGCAATGGCTATTTTCACATTGGAACTAGCTGGCGGTGATGTAGTTTCGAGTATGCTTGTGAGCATTGTGGACAAGGTCAGTATCATCGGAGGAAACGAGAGCTGGTTATCGACTAACATCAACAAGGGCCATCTGAACTACCATTACGCGCTACACGCTTTCTTAGGTATGATTAACTACCTCTATTTTCTTGTTATTTGTCGGGCTTATTATAGACCCGAACACGGAGAAAAACTTGAAGCTTCAAAAGGAAAGGAGGATGATAAATTTGATTACAGGGAGTTGCATACATCATAA